The following are from one region of the Gammaproteobacteria bacterium genome:
- the ilvC gene encoding ketol-acid reductoisomerase, whose protein sequence is MNIFYDKDADLSIIQNKKVTIIGYGSQGHAHANNLKDSGVEVTVGLRPGSASAAKAENAGLSVKPIAEAVQGADVIMILAPDEHQAHLYRTEIEPNIKQGAALAFAHGFNIHFEQIVPRADLDVIMIAPKGPGHLVRSTYTQGGGVPSLIAVYQDASGQARDLALSYASANGGGRAGIIETTFREETETDLFGEQAVLCGGATALVQAGFETLVEAGYAPEMAYFECLHELKLIVDLMYEGGIANMRYSISNTAEYGDFTRGPRVITEQTKAEMARILKEIQGGEFAREFILENQAGAAKLKAMRRLGREHQIEQVGERLRDMMPWIKANKIVDKTKN, encoded by the coding sequence ATGAATATCTTTTACGACAAAGACGCCGACCTTTCGATCATCCAGAACAAGAAGGTCACCATCATCGGTTACGGTTCGCAGGGCCACGCCCACGCCAACAACCTGAAGGATTCGGGGGTCGAAGTGACCGTCGGTCTGCGTCCCGGTTCCGCTTCCGCCGCCAAGGCCGAAAACGCCGGCCTCAGCGTCAAGCCGATCGCCGAGGCGGTGCAGGGCGCCGACGTGATCATGATTCTCGCGCCCGACGAGCATCAGGCCCATCTGTATCGCACCGAGATCGAACCGAACATCAAGCAGGGTGCGGCTCTGGCCTTCGCGCACGGTTTCAACATCCATTTCGAGCAGATCGTGCCGCGCGCGGACCTGGACGTGATCATGATCGCGCCCAAGGGCCCCGGCCATCTGGTGCGTTCGACCTACACCCAGGGCGGCGGCGTGCCGTCGCTGATCGCCGTGTATCAGGACGCCTCCGGGCAGGCGCGCGACCTGGCGTTGTCCTATGCCTCCGCCAACGGCGGCGGCCGCGCCGGCATTATCGAGACCACCTTCCGTGAAGAGACCGAGACCGACTTGTTCGGCGAGCAGGCCGTGCTCTGCGGCGGTGCCACCGCGCTGGTGCAGGCCGGTTTCGAGACCCTGGTCGAAGCGGGTTACGCGCCCGAGATGGCCTATTTCGAGTGCCTGCACGAGCTCAAGCTCATCGTCGATCTGATGTATGAAGGCGGCATCGCCAATATGCGCTATTCCATCTCCAACACGGCCGAGTACGGCGATTTCACCCGCGGCCCGCGCGTGATCACCGAACAGACCAAGGCCGAGATGGCGCGCATCCTGAAGGAAATCCAGGGCGGTGAATTCGCGCGCGAATTCATTCTCGAAAACCAGGCCGGTGCGGCCAAGCTCAAGGCCATGCGCCGTCTGGGCCGCGAGCATCAGATCGAGCAGGTGGGTGAACGCCTGCGCGACATGATGCCCTGGATCAAGGCCAACAAGATCGTCGACAAGACCAAGAACTGA